Proteins encoded in a region of the Prochlorococcus marinus CUG1416 genome:
- the clpP gene encoding ATP-dependent Clp endopeptidase proteolytic subunit ClpP — protein sequence MKIIMIPLVLEESGGSERVFDIYSRLLRERIIFLGEQVTSDTANRIVAQLLFLEAEDPDKDIYMYINSPGGSVYDGLGIFDTMQHVKPDIHTVCVGLAASMGAFLLSAGTKGKRSSLRHSRIMIHQPLGGARGQASDIRIQANEILYLKNRLNTELSERTGKDYETIKEDTDRDFYMSPKEAVEYGLIDLVLDKKPIGN from the coding sequence ATGAAAATTATTATGATCCCTTTAGTTTTGGAAGAATCTGGCGGAAGCGAAAGAGTCTTTGACATATATTCGAGATTGTTAAGAGAGAGAATAATCTTTTTAGGAGAACAAGTTACTAGTGACACTGCTAATCGAATTGTTGCTCAGTTATTATTCCTTGAAGCAGAAGACCCCGATAAAGATATCTATATGTATATAAATTCACCAGGCGGATCAGTCTATGATGGGTTAGGTATATTTGACACAATGCAACATGTTAAGCCCGATATTCATACAGTTTGTGTAGGCTTAGCAGCTAGTATGGGCGCTTTTTTGTTGTCGGCAGGTACTAAAGGTAAAAGAAGCAGTCTTAGGCATTCAAGAATAATGATACATCAACCACTTGGAGGGGCTAGAGGCCAAGCTAGTGACATAAGAATCCAAGCAAATGAGATTTTGTATTTAAAAAATCGTCTTAATACTGAATTATCAGAGAGAACTGGTAAGGATTATGAAACTATTAAAGAAGATACTGATAGAGATTTTTATATGTCTCCGAAAGAAGCCGTTGAATATGGGTTAATAGATTTAGTCTTAGATAAAAAACCTATTGGAAATTAA
- a CDS encoding DUF2103 domain-containing protein, which produces MGRLVLNHSTNIEGLIPILQKLALNIDIKTITPAAISRVRGRSSKLIIRLSVKTINGYKAIARKGKTAQEVFISTDLSKNELKQIIDIYNN; this is translated from the coding sequence TTGGGAAGACTAGTATTAAACCATAGTACAAATATTGAAGGTCTAATTCCAATTCTGCAGAAGTTAGCCCTTAACATAGACATCAAAACAATAACTCCTGCTGCGATATCAAGAGTTAGAGGAAGATCTTCTAAATTGATAATAAGACTATCAGTGAAAACTATAAACGGATATAAAGCTATAGCAAGAAAGGGTAAAACAGCCCAAGAAGTTTTTATTTCAACAGACTTAAGTAAAAATGAATTAAAACAAATAATAGATATTTATAATAATTAA
- the petN gene encoding cytochrome b6-f complex subunit PetN — protein MIFQIGWAALAAIFTFSIAMVVWGRNGDGSIDI, from the coding sequence ATGATTTTTCAGATTGGGTGGGCTGCCTTAGCCGCAATTTTTACTTTTTCAATTGCAATGGTTGTTTGGGGAAGAAATGGCGACGGCTCTATTGACATATGA
- the psb29 gene encoding photosystem II biogenesis protein Psp29 encodes MSQHALTLLRFTYKKLKEKLKEKLTVSDSKKLFYEQFPYAIPGLYKRIVDEMLVELNLLNHQNEFTQDYLFCVGLTETFKELMKGYKPDKHLNLLFKSLCSSTNFEAKEIKEISQNSQEDFKDKSSKDLLNLLKEKSNSKLYPSRILNLGVYILISNSQDLKGKSELEMNQIISDIVEKLGLSINKAEKDIGIYKSTLSKMEQAKELIEELRIKDKKKEQKQ; translated from the coding sequence TTGAGTCAACATGCGCTAACCTTATTAAGGTTTACATATAAAAAATTGAAAGAAAAATTGAAAGAAAAATTGACTGTTTCAGATAGCAAAAAGTTATTTTATGAACAATTCCCTTACGCTATTCCAGGTTTATATAAAAGAATAGTTGATGAAATGCTTGTAGAACTAAATCTTTTAAATCATCAAAATGAATTTACACAGGATTATCTCTTTTGCGTTGGTCTAACCGAAACATTCAAAGAATTAATGAAAGGATACAAACCTGATAAACATTTAAATCTTCTTTTTAAATCTTTATGTAGCTCTACCAATTTTGAAGCCAAAGAAATTAAAGAAATCTCTCAAAATTCTCAAGAAGATTTCAAGGATAAATCATCTAAAGATTTATTGAACTTATTAAAAGAAAAAAGCAATTCTAAACTTTATCCGTCAAGGATATTGAACTTAGGAGTGTATATATTAATTTCAAATTCCCAAGATCTAAAAGGGAAAAGTGAATTAGAAATGAATCAGATAATCTCTGATATAGTTGAAAAGTTAGGCCTATCTATTAATAAAGCTGAAAAAGATATTGGAATTTACAAAAGCACTTTATCAAAAATGGAACAAGCAAAAGAATTAATTGAAGAACTAAGAATAAAGGATAAGAAAAAAGAACAAAAACAATAG